Proteins encoded in a region of the Podarcis muralis chromosome 2, rPodMur119.hap1.1, whole genome shotgun sequence genome:
- the LOC114592028 gene encoding uncharacterized protein LOC114592028, whose product MATFDGIPTCLSADLFFRNMLLAKTKEEPNSKMFSCFSCALENLQREPPCVRSNAHLTVSDGRTLMEFTSGDGSVAVTVFHNQGKVHYNVLVPNWDLYFARLCSNPQPLSLSNILSIRGHLHNWGSFRKGFSPLACFDLAVEKFCMEPDTIQKDAEMLVECGGRVVRFVSGQETYKISVFFKQGEAKYEVHVDNWDVVMERLQTGVEALSLENLLRVKNRLRLQKWQELRSCLDEAVSRFSQEPRCVQDNAKMLITTSNEKVVLISGKGENLITVTYGYGRVDYKLVERGWWEVAARVLQKKETHTTELI is encoded by the coding sequence ATGGCTACATTTGATGGAATCCCAACCTGTCTCTCAGCAGACCTCTTTTTCAGGAACATGCTGTTGGCCAAGACCAAGGAAGAACCCAACAGCAAAATgttctcctgcttcagctgcgcCCTGGAgaacctccagagggagccacCGTGTGTGAGAAGCAATGCCCATCTCACTGTTTCTGATGGGCGCACTCTGATGGAGTTCACCTCGGGCGACGGGTCGGTCGCAGTCACCGTCTTCCACAATCAAGGCAAAGTGCACTACAATGTCTTGGTACCCAACTGGGACCTATATTTTGCTCGTCTCTGCTCTAATCCGCAGCCTCTCAGCCTTAGCAATATCCTTAGCATCCGTGGTCATCTACATAACTGGGGTTCCTTTAGGAAAGGGTTTTCTCCTTTGGCCTGCTTTGACCTAGCAGTGGAAAAATTCTGCATGGAGCCCGATACCATCCAGAAGGATGCTGAGATGTTGGTGGAATGTGGTGGGCGGGTGGTGAGGTTTGTCTCCGGCCAGGAAACCTATAAGATTTCGGTCTTCTTTAAACAAGGCGAGGCCAAATATGAAGTCCACGTAGATAACTGGGATGTGGTCATGGAGCGTTTGCAGACTGGGGTGGAGGCGCTAAGCTTGGAGAACTTGTTGCGTGTGAAGAACAGGCTGAGACTCCAGAAATGGCAGGAGCTAAGGTCTTGCCTGGATGAGGCCGTTAGTCGGTTCTCCCAGGAACCCCGTTGCGTTCAGGATAATGCCAAAATGTTGATTACGACCAGTAATGAGAAAGTTGTGCTGATCTCTGGGAAAGGGGAGAACCTCATCACAGTGACATATGGGTATGGAAGGGTTGACTACAAGTTGGTAGAACGAGGCTGGTGGGAGGTGGCTGCCAGGGTCCTCCAAAAGAAAGAGACACATACAACAGAACTTATTTAA